A single genomic interval of Streptomyces sp. 1222.5 harbors:
- a CDS encoding response regulator transcription factor gives MRVLVVEDEQLLADAVATGLRREAMAVDVVYDGAAALERIGVNDYDVVVLDRDLPLVHGDDVCRKIVELGMPTRVLMLTASGDVSDRVEGLEIGADDYLPKPFAFSELIARVRALGRRTSVPLPPVLERAGIKLDPNRREVFRDGKEVQLAPKEFAVLEVLMRSEGAVVSAEQLLEKAWDENTDPFTNVVRVTVMTLRRKLGEPPVIVTVPGSGYRI, from the coding sequence GTGCGCGTACTCGTCGTCGAGGACGAGCAGCTGCTCGCCGATGCCGTGGCCACCGGGCTGCGCCGGGAGGCCATGGCCGTCGACGTCGTGTACGACGGTGCGGCCGCCCTGGAGCGCATCGGCGTCAACGACTACGACGTGGTCGTCCTCGACCGCGACCTCCCGCTCGTGCACGGCGACGACGTCTGCCGCAAGATCGTCGAGCTGGGCATGCCCACGCGCGTGCTCATGCTCACCGCCTCCGGCGACGTCAGCGACCGCGTCGAGGGCCTGGAGATCGGCGCCGACGACTACCTGCCCAAGCCCTTCGCGTTCAGCGAGCTGATCGCGCGCGTGCGCGCTCTCGGCCGCCGTACGAGCGTCCCGCTGCCGCCCGTCCTGGAGCGGGCCGGCATCAAGCTCGACCCCAACCGCCGCGAGGTCTTCCGCGACGGCAAGGAGGTCCAGCTCGCACCCAAGGAGTTCGCGGTCCTGGAGGTGCTGATGCGCAGCGAGGGCGCGGTCGTCTCCGCCGAGCAGCTGCTGGAGAAGGCGTGGGACGAGAACACCGACCCCTTCACCAACGTGGTGCGCGTGACGGTCATGACCCTGCGTCGCAAGCTCGGTGAGCCGCCCGTGATCGTCACGGTCCCCGGCTCCGGCTACCGGATCTGA
- a CDS encoding ferrochelatase: MPDVLDASPYDALLLLSFGGPEGPDDVVPFLENVTRGRGIPKERLKEVGRHYFLFGGVSPINDQNRALLDALRKDFAEHGLDLPVYWGNRNWAPYLTDTLREMAADGRRRVLVLATSAYASYSGCRQYRENLADALAALEAEGVEPPRVDKLRHYFNHPGFVEPMTDGVLRSLADLPEDVRAGAHIAFTTHSIPTAAADTSGPVEAHGEGGAYVEQHLDVAQLIADAVRERTGADHPWRLVYQSRSGAPHIPWLEPDIVDHLEELHGAGVPAVVMAPIGFVSDHMEVLYDLDTEATARAGELGLPVRRSATVGADPRFAAAVRELVVERATVERGQRVTPCALGALGPSHDVCPVGCCPARAPRPAAAGADSPYA; the protein is encoded by the coding sequence ATGCCAGACGTGCTCGATGCCTCTCCGTACGACGCCCTGCTCCTGCTCTCCTTCGGCGGTCCCGAAGGCCCGGACGACGTGGTCCCGTTCCTGGAGAACGTCACGCGCGGGCGCGGCATCCCGAAGGAACGCCTGAAGGAAGTCGGCCGGCACTACTTCCTGTTCGGCGGGGTCAGCCCCATCAACGACCAGAACCGCGCCCTGCTGGACGCCCTGCGCAAGGACTTCGCCGAGCACGGCCTGGACCTGCCGGTCTACTGGGGCAACCGCAACTGGGCGCCGTACCTGACGGACACCCTGCGCGAGATGGCGGCCGACGGCCGCCGGCGCGTCCTGGTCCTCGCCACCAGCGCCTACGCCTCCTACTCGGGCTGCCGCCAGTACCGCGAGAACCTCGCCGACGCCCTGGCCGCCCTGGAGGCCGAGGGAGTGGAGCCGCCGAGGGTCGACAAGCTCCGGCACTACTTCAACCACCCGGGCTTCGTCGAGCCGATGACCGACGGGGTGCTGCGCTCCCTCGCCGACCTCCCCGAGGACGTCCGGGCCGGCGCCCACATCGCCTTCACCACCCACTCCATCCCGACCGCCGCCGCCGACACCTCCGGCCCGGTCGAGGCGCACGGCGAGGGCGGGGCGTACGTCGAGCAGCACCTGGACGTGGCCCAGCTGATCGCCGACGCCGTCCGCGAGCGCACCGGTGCCGACCACCCCTGGCGGCTCGTCTACCAGTCCCGCTCGGGCGCCCCGCACATCCCGTGGCTGGAGCCGGACATCGTCGACCACCTGGAGGAGCTGCACGGCGCCGGCGTCCCGGCCGTCGTCATGGCCCCCATCGGCTTCGTCTCCGACCACATGGAGGTCCTCTACGACCTCGACACCGAGGCCACGGCCAGGGCCGGGGAGCTGGGGCTGCCGGTGCGCCGCTCGGCCACCGTGGGCGCCGACCCGCGGTTCGCCGCCGCGGTCCGCGAGCTCGTCGTGGAGCGCGCCACCGTGGAGCGCGGGCAGCGGGTCACCCCCTGCGCCCTCGGCGCCCTCGGCCCGAGCCACGACGTCTGCCCGGTCGGCTGCTGCCCGGCCCGCGCCCCCCGCCCGGCCGCCGCGGGCGCCGACAGCCCCTACGCGTGA
- a CDS encoding MFS transporter, whose amino-acid sequence MPSPYRALFDAPGTKAFSAAGFLGRMPLSMMGIGVVTMVSRLTGRYGLAGALSATIALSAAAIGPQISRLVDRHGQRRVLRPATLVALAAAAGLLLAAHYRWPDWVLFVCAAGIGSVPSLGAMIRARWAALYRGTPKLHTAYSFESVVDEVCFIFGPIISIGLSTAWFPEAGPLLAGCFLAAGVLWLTSQRATEPEPHPREHHGGGSALRAPGLQVLVATFVATGAIFGSVDVVTVAFADERGHQGAASLVLALYAAGSCLAGVVFGLLRFAGAPERRWLLGVAATSVSMIPLLLVGNLPLLAVALFVSGLSIAPTMITTMSLIEEHVPRAKLTEGMTWVSTGLAVGVALGSSAAGWVIDAAGARAGYGVPVASGAAAIAVGFLGYRRLRRPAAGRGGTVEQHSEREEGHLA is encoded by the coding sequence GTGCCCAGCCCCTACAGAGCCCTGTTCGACGCGCCGGGCACCAAGGCCTTCTCCGCCGCGGGCTTCCTCGGCCGGATGCCGCTGTCGATGATGGGCATCGGCGTGGTCACGATGGTCTCCCGGCTCACCGGGCGGTACGGCCTCGCCGGGGCGCTGTCGGCCACCATCGCGCTGTCCGCGGCGGCGATCGGACCGCAGATAAGCCGGCTGGTGGACCGGCACGGGCAGCGCCGGGTGCTGCGTCCCGCGACCCTGGTGGCCCTCGCCGCGGCGGCCGGCCTGCTGCTCGCGGCCCACTACCGGTGGCCCGACTGGGTGCTGTTCGTCTGCGCCGCCGGGATCGGCTCGGTGCCGAGCCTGGGCGCGATGATCCGGGCGCGCTGGGCGGCGCTGTACCGGGGCACGCCGAAGCTGCACACCGCGTACTCCTTCGAGTCGGTCGTCGACGAGGTCTGCTTCATCTTCGGCCCGATCATCTCCATCGGACTGTCCACGGCGTGGTTCCCGGAGGCGGGCCCCCTGCTGGCCGGGTGCTTCCTGGCGGCCGGCGTCCTCTGGCTCACCTCCCAGCGGGCGACCGAACCGGAGCCGCATCCGCGCGAGCACCACGGCGGCGGCAGCGCCCTGCGCGCGCCGGGACTTCAGGTCCTGGTGGCCACGTTCGTGGCGACGGGCGCGATCTTCGGATCGGTGGACGTGGTCACCGTCGCCTTCGCCGACGAGCGCGGCCACCAGGGCGCCGCGAGCCTGGTCCTCGCGCTGTACGCGGCCGGTTCCTGCCTGGCGGGAGTCGTCTTCGGGCTGCTGCGCTTCGCCGGGGCGCCGGAACGTCGCTGGCTGCTGGGCGTGGCGGCGACGTCCGTGAGTATGATCCCCCTCCTACTGGTCGGAAACCTGCCGCTTCTGGCCGTGGCGCTGTTCGTTTCGGGGCTGTCCATCGCACCGACGATGATCACGACGATGTCCCTCATCGAAGAGCACGTACCTCGCGCGAAGCTCACCGAGGGCATGACCTGGGTGAGCACCGGCCTCGCGGTCGGCGTCGCGCTCGGCTCCTCCGCGGCCGGCTGGGTGATCGACGCAGCCGGGGCGCGCGCCGGGTACGGGGTTCCGGTCGCGTCCGGGGCCGCCGCGATCGCGGTCGGTTTCCTCGGGTACCGCCGGCTGCGCAGGCCGGCCGCGGGTCGGGGAGGCACCGTTGAGCAGCACAGCGAGCGGGAAGAAGGGCACCTGGCGTAA
- a CDS encoding inositol monophosphatase family protein, which translates to MTDALHRELLDLAQEAARRAGELLRDGRPADLAVARTKSSPIDVVTEMDIAAEKLITDLISGHRPDDGFLGEEGASVEGTSGVRWVIDPLDGTVNYLYGLPTWAVSVAAEHDGETVAGVVAAPMRGETYHAVRGGGAWATGAWEGERALACRPAPPLEQALVSTGFNYVTEVRAHQAEVAGRLIPLLRDIRRSGSAAVDLCDVACGRLDGYYERGLNAWDHAAGDLIAREAGALTGGRPGERPSRDLTVAGAPGVFEPLQRLLEDFGAWHD; encoded by the coding sequence GTGACCGACGCCCTGCACCGGGAACTGCTCGACCTGGCCCAGGAGGCCGCCCGCCGCGCCGGCGAGCTGCTGCGGGACGGCCGCCCGGCCGACCTGGCCGTGGCGCGGACCAAGTCCAGCCCGATCGACGTGGTCACCGAGATGGACATCGCGGCCGAGAAGCTGATCACCGATCTCATCTCGGGCCACCGCCCCGACGACGGCTTCCTCGGCGAGGAGGGTGCCTCCGTCGAGGGCACGAGCGGCGTCCGCTGGGTGATCGACCCGCTCGACGGCACCGTGAACTACCTCTACGGCCTGCCCACCTGGGCGGTGTCGGTGGCGGCCGAGCACGACGGCGAGACCGTGGCCGGCGTCGTCGCGGCGCCGATGCGCGGCGAGACGTACCACGCCGTGCGCGGTGGCGGCGCGTGGGCCACGGGTGCGTGGGAGGGCGAGCGGGCGCTCGCCTGCCGGCCCGCGCCCCCGCTGGAGCAGGCCCTGGTCTCCACCGGCTTCAACTACGTCACCGAGGTCCGCGCCCACCAGGCCGAGGTGGCCGGCCGGCTGATCCCGTTGCTGCGGGACATCCGGCGCAGCGGCTCGGCCGCGGTCGACCTGTGCGACGTGGCCTGCGGCCGGCTCGACGGGTACTACGAGCGGGGACTCAACGCGTGGGACCACGCGGCGGGCGACCTGATCGCCCGGGAGGCGGGCGCGCTGACCGGCGGACGGCCCGGAGAGCGCCCCTCGCGGGACCTCACCGTCGCGGGTGCGCCCGGCGTCTTCGAGCCCCTGCAGCGGCTGCTGGAGGACTTCGGGGCCTGGCACGACTGA
- a CDS encoding sulfurtransferase codes for MRAIITATELAHELRPGVTPPVLLDVRWQLSVAKAAGAPAFDGRAEYAAGHLPGAVFVDLDRELAAAAGAHGRHPLPDLAEFGAAMRRAGVSADRPVVVYDGGQGWAAARAWWMLRSTGHPDVRVLDGGLPSWQGELSTRTPAPAEGDFVPAPAAAGLLDADGAAALARTGVLLDARAGERYRGEVEPIDRVGGHIPGAVSAPTTENVGPDGRFLPAAELRDRFKALGVSGDTQVGVYCGSGVSGAHEVLALAVAGVPADLYVGSWSEWSSDPSRPVAVGADPQ; via the coding sequence ATGAGAGCCATCATCACCGCGACCGAACTCGCCCACGAGCTCCGCCCCGGGGTCACCCCGCCCGTGCTGCTGGACGTCCGCTGGCAGCTGAGCGTGGCCAAGGCGGCGGGTGCGCCGGCCTTCGACGGACGGGCCGAGTACGCGGCCGGGCACCTGCCCGGCGCGGTCTTCGTCGACCTGGACCGGGAGCTCGCCGCCGCGGCAGGGGCGCACGGCCGCCATCCGCTGCCCGATCTCGCGGAGTTCGGCGCCGCGATGCGCCGTGCGGGCGTGTCGGCGGACCGGCCGGTCGTCGTCTACGACGGCGGGCAGGGCTGGGCGGCCGCGCGCGCGTGGTGGATGCTGCGTTCGACGGGTCACCCGGACGTGCGGGTCCTCGACGGCGGGTTGCCGTCCTGGCAGGGCGAACTGTCCACAAGGACGCCCGCACCGGCCGAGGGCGACTTCGTGCCGGCCCCCGCCGCCGCGGGGCTGCTGGACGCGGACGGGGCCGCGGCCCTGGCCCGCACGGGTGTGCTGCTCGACGCCCGCGCGGGGGAGCGGTATCGCGGTGAGGTGGAGCCGATCGACCGGGTCGGCGGCCACATCCCGGGCGCGGTGTCGGCCCCGACGACGGAGAACGTGGGCCCCGACGGCCGATTCCTGCCCGCGGCGGAGCTCAGGGACCGCTTCAAGGCTCTGGGCGTCTCCGGGGACACCCAGGTCGGCGTGTACTGCGGTTCGGGCGTCTCGGGCGCCCACGAGGTGCTCGCGCTGGCCGTGGCCGGCGTTCCCGCGGACCTGTACGTCGGCTCGTGGTCCGAGTGGTCCTCCGACCCGTCGAGGCCCGTGGCGGTGGGCGCCGACCCGCAGTAG
- a CDS encoding alkaline phosphatase family protein — MSQLSAWDHPEPLALESAPLPEYGSGSLADLLPTLAAGMGVPGLTATIEELTAADRACVFLIDGLGWEQLRAHPDEAPFLASLLGSSRGGTGRPLTAGYPATTATSLASVGTGLPPGAHGLPGYSVRNPATGELMNQLRWQPYTNPRPWQPYPTVFQLAHDAGVHAAQVSSPTFAQTPLTKVALSGGTFLGRLTGEERMDLAAEQLAAGDRSLVYTYYAELDGAGHRYGVASDTWRGQLMYVDRLVQRLAEQLPPRSALYVTADHGMVDVPFDDEHRIDFDADWELRAGVALLGGEGRARHVYAVRGAENDVLTCWREVLGEQFWVASRDEAIAAGWFGPHIDERVYPRLGDVIAAAHDDVLIIASEREPKESALVGNHGSMTPAEQLVPLLEVRS; from the coding sequence ATGTCCCAGCTCTCCGCCTGGGACCACCCGGAACCGCTCGCCCTGGAGTCCGCGCCGCTGCCCGAGTACGGCAGCGGCTCCCTCGCCGACCTGCTGCCCACCCTGGCCGCCGGAATGGGCGTCCCCGGCCTCACCGCCACGATCGAGGAGCTGACCGCGGCCGACCGGGCCTGCGTCTTCCTGATCGACGGGCTCGGCTGGGAGCAGCTGCGGGCACACCCCGACGAGGCGCCGTTCCTCGCCTCCCTGCTCGGCAGCTCCCGCGGCGGCACGGGCCGCCCGCTCACCGCCGGCTACCCGGCGACCACCGCGACCTCCCTCGCCTCCGTCGGCACCGGCCTGCCGCCGGGCGCCCACGGCCTGCCCGGATACAGCGTGCGCAACCCGGCCACCGGCGAGCTGATGAACCAGCTCCGCTGGCAGCCGTACACGAACCCGCGCCCCTGGCAGCCGTACCCGACCGTCTTCCAGCTGGCCCACGACGCCGGGGTGCACGCCGCGCAGGTGTCCTCGCCCACCTTCGCGCAGACCCCGCTCACCAAGGTGGCGCTCAGCGGTGGCACGTTCCTCGGCCGGCTGACCGGTGAGGAGCGCATGGACCTCGCGGCCGAGCAGCTCGCCGCCGGCGACCGCTCGCTGGTGTACACGTACTACGCCGAACTGGACGGCGCCGGGCACCGCTACGGCGTCGCCTCCGACACCTGGCGCGGCCAGCTCATGTACGTCGACCGGCTCGTCCAGCGGCTCGCCGAGCAACTGCCGCCGCGCAGCGCGCTGTACGTCACCGCCGACCACGGCATGGTCGACGTCCCGTTCGACGACGAGCACCGCATCGACTTCGACGCGGACTGGGAGCTGCGCGCCGGGGTCGCCCTGCTGGGCGGCGAGGGGCGGGCCCGGCACGTGTACGCGGTACGGGGCGCCGAGAACGACGTGCTGACCTGCTGGCGCGAGGTGCTCGGCGAGCAGTTCTGGGTGGCCTCGCGGGACGAGGCGATCGCGGCCGGCTGGTTCGGGCCGCACATCGACGAGCGGGTGTACCCGCGGCTCGGCGACGTGATCGCGGCGGCGCACGACGACGTCCTGATCATCGCCTCCGAACGGGAGCCCAAGGAGTCGGCGCTGGTCGGCAACCACGGTTCGATGACCCCCGCCGAGCAGCTGGTCCCGCTGCTCGAAGTACGCTCCTGA
- a CDS encoding DUF5998 family protein: MAKTSTTTQGLRAAIERSGYYPALVAEAVEAAVGGEPIRSYLVHQETTFDQNEVRRHVTVLVLTGNRFIVSHTDEQAADTTSPTPYATTSTESVKLGRISSVVVSRVVANPEQYAPGTLPREVVLTIGWGAVSRIDLEPAACGDPNCDADHGYTGSSTADDLSLRVSEAGDGPETVRQALAFAQAISEATADVSR, encoded by the coding sequence ATGGCCAAGACCAGTACGACGACCCAGGGGCTGCGTGCGGCGATCGAGCGCAGCGGCTACTACCCGGCCCTCGTGGCCGAGGCGGTGGAGGCCGCCGTGGGCGGCGAGCCCATCCGGTCGTACCTGGTCCACCAGGAGACGACGTTCGACCAGAACGAGGTGCGCCGGCACGTGACGGTGCTGGTGCTGACCGGCAACCGCTTCATCGTCAGCCACACCGACGAGCAGGCCGCCGACACCACGTCCCCGACCCCGTACGCCACCACCTCCACCGAGTCCGTGAAGCTCGGCCGGATCTCCTCCGTCGTGGTGAGCCGCGTGGTCGCCAACCCCGAGCAGTACGCGCCGGGCACGCTGCCCCGCGAGGTCGTGCTGACCATCGGCTGGGGCGCGGTCAGCCGCATCGACCTGGAGCCCGCCGCCTGCGGCGACCCCAACTGCGACGCCGACCACGGCTACACGGGCAGCTCCACCGCGGACGACCTCAGCCTGCGCGTCAGCGAGGCCGGCGACGGCCCGGAGACGGTGCGCCAGGCGCTCGCCTTCGCGCAGGCCATCTCGGAGGCGACCGCGGACGTCAGCCGCTGA
- a CDS encoding VOC family protein, with amino-acid sequence MTEARESAGPHAPRAPGTPCWVSLMVHELAATEDFYGELFGWEFRPGPQQLGPYVRALLDGREVAGMGHLPDRRLPVAWTPYLASDDVDRTADTVRLCGGTVAVGPLDAAEAGRMAIASDPSGAVFGIWQGSAHLGTAITGVPGTPAWNELVTFETESVAKFYSTVFGYEEEPVLSADLDYVTLHLGGRPVAGLHGMGHALPRDRGSYWRTYFEVADVDVTLGQVVRLGGRVLRPAHDSPHGRVATVTDPEGAEFDVLQDPH; translated from the coding sequence ATGACCGAGGCACGGGAGTCCGCCGGTCCGCACGCGCCGCGCGCGCCCGGCACGCCCTGCTGGGTGAGCCTGATGGTGCACGAGCTGGCCGCCACCGAGGACTTCTACGGTGAGCTGTTCGGCTGGGAGTTCCGGCCGGGCCCGCAGCAGCTCGGCCCGTACGTGCGGGCGCTGCTCGACGGGCGCGAGGTGGCGGGGATGGGCCACCTTCCGGACCGTCGGCTGCCCGTCGCCTGGACCCCGTACCTCGCCTCCGACGACGTCGACCGGACCGCCGACACGGTACGGCTGTGCGGCGGCACGGTCGCGGTGGGCCCGCTGGACGCGGCCGAGGCCGGGCGGATGGCCATCGCCTCCGACCCGTCCGGGGCGGTGTTCGGGATCTGGCAGGGTTCCGCGCACCTCGGCACGGCGATCACCGGGGTGCCCGGCACCCCCGCCTGGAACGAACTGGTCACCTTCGAGACCGAGAGCGTCGCCAAGTTCTACTCGACCGTGTTCGGCTACGAGGAGGAACCGGTGCTGTCCGCCGACCTCGACTACGTCACGCTGCACCTCGGCGGCCGTCCGGTGGCGGGCCTGCACGGCATGGGCCACGCGCTGCCCCGGGACCGTGGCTCGTACTGGCGGACGTACTTCGAGGTCGCCGACGTCGACGTGACGCTGGGGCAGGTCGTCCGGCTAGGCGGCCGGGTGCTCCGGCCGGCCCACGACAGCCCGCACGGCCGGGTGGCGACGGTGACGGACCCGGAGGGCGCCGAGTTCGACGTGCTCCAGGACCCGCACTGA
- a CDS encoding D-arabinono-1,4-lactone oxidase: MSSTASGKKGTWRNWGGNVSARPARQVAPASVEELAAAVRRAAEDGLKVKAVGTGHSFTSIAATDGVLIRPQLLTGIRGIDRASMTVTVEAGTPLKRLNTALAREGLSLTNMGDIMEQTVSGATSTGTHGTGRESASIAAQIKGLELVTADGSVLTCSEKENPEVFAAARIGLGALGVVTAITFAVEPLFLLTAREEPMPFERVLAEFDQLWAENEHFEFYWFPHTGSTNTKRNNRSAGPEQPVGPLAGWFEDEFLSNGVFQVAQWAGRAVPVGIPAIARVSSRALSARTYTDIPYKVFTSPRRVRFVEMEYAVPREALTETLRELRSMVDRSGLRVSFPVEVRTAPADDIALSTASGRDSAYIAVHMFRGTPYQAYFTAAERIFTAHEGRPHWGKVHTRDAEYFSRVYPRFGEFTELRNRLDPERLFQNAYVRRVLGA, translated from the coding sequence TTGAGCAGCACAGCGAGCGGGAAGAAGGGCACCTGGCGTAACTGGGGCGGGAACGTCTCCGCCCGGCCCGCCCGGCAGGTCGCGCCGGCCTCCGTGGAGGAACTGGCCGCCGCGGTGCGCCGGGCCGCCGAGGACGGCCTGAAGGTGAAGGCCGTCGGCACCGGGCACTCCTTCACCTCCATCGCCGCGACCGACGGCGTGCTGATCCGCCCTCAACTGCTGACCGGCATCCGCGGCATCGACCGCGCGTCGATGACGGTCACGGTGGAGGCGGGCACCCCGCTCAAGAGGCTCAACACGGCCCTCGCGCGCGAGGGCCTGTCGCTCACCAACATGGGCGACATCATGGAGCAGACCGTCTCCGGCGCCACCAGCACCGGCACCCACGGCACGGGCCGCGAGTCCGCCTCCATCGCCGCCCAGATCAAGGGGCTCGAACTCGTCACGGCGGACGGTTCGGTGCTCACCTGCTCCGAGAAGGAGAACCCGGAGGTGTTCGCCGCCGCCCGAATAGGCCTCGGCGCGCTCGGCGTCGTCACCGCGATCACCTTCGCCGTCGAGCCCCTGTTCCTGCTCACCGCGCGCGAGGAACCGATGCCCTTCGAGCGGGTCCTCGCCGAGTTCGATCAACTGTGGGCCGAGAACGAGCACTTCGAGTTCTACTGGTTCCCGCACACCGGCAGCACCAACACCAAGCGCAACAACCGCAGCGCCGGGCCCGAGCAGCCCGTGGGCCCGCTCGCCGGCTGGTTCGAGGACGAGTTCCTCTCCAACGGCGTCTTCCAGGTGGCCCAGTGGGCGGGGCGGGCCGTCCCCGTCGGCATCCCGGCCATCGCGCGCGTCTCCAGCAGGGCCCTGTCCGCGCGGACGTACACCGACATCCCGTACAAGGTGTTCACCTCGCCGCGCCGGGTGCGTTTCGTGGAGATGGAGTACGCCGTCCCGCGTGAGGCCCTGACGGAGACCCTGCGCGAGCTGAGGAGCATGGTCGACCGCTCGGGGCTGCGCGTCAGCTTCCCGGTCGAGGTGCGCACCGCCCCGGCCGACGACATCGCCCTGTCCACCGCCTCCGGCAGGGACAGCGCCTACATCGCCGTGCACATGTTCCGTGGCACGCCGTACCAGGCCTACTTCACCGCCGCGGAGCGCATCTTCACCGCGCACGAGGGCCGGCCGCACTGGGGCAAGGTCCACACGCGGGACGCCGAGTACTTCTCCCGGGTGTACCCGCGTTTCGGTGAATTCACGGAGCTGCGGAACCGGCTGGACCCGGAACGGCTGTTCCAGAACGCCTACGTGCGGAGGGTGCTGGGGGCGTAG
- the sepH gene encoding septation protein SepH, which translates to MPELRVVAVSNDGTRLVLKAADSTEYTLPIDERLRAAVRGDRPRLGQIEIEVESHLRPRDIQARIRAGATAEEVAQLAGIPVDRVRRFEGPVLAERAFMAERARKTPVRRPGENSGPLLGETVQERLLLRGADKDTVQWDSWRRDDGTWEVLLVYLVADEPHSASWTYDPPRRLVQAVDDEARSLIGESDDLAVPEPSFPFVPRIARLPRERTMDRALDRGDRERPSLPAPPSEPAEETSGERDSLTSLLEAVPSFRGDLVVPERPADTEDEPVEEPAAEEPPAPAASAGSAYADVLMPRSVGGHRDRLIGSTDRQAEADGVRPGRRAAVPSWDEIVFGTRRKKQE; encoded by the coding sequence ATGCCCGAACTGCGTGTCGTGGCCGTCTCGAATGACGGCACACGACTGGTGCTGAAGGCTGCCGACTCCACGGAGTACACGCTTCCGATCGACGAGCGGCTGCGTGCCGCCGTCCGTGGCGACCGGCCCCGCCTCGGCCAGATCGAGATCGAGGTCGAGAGCCATCTCCGGCCCCGTGACATCCAGGCGCGTATACGCGCCGGTGCCACCGCGGAAGAGGTGGCCCAGCTCGCCGGCATCCCCGTCGACCGGGTACGGCGCTTCGAGGGTCCCGTGCTGGCCGAACGTGCCTTCATGGCCGAGCGCGCCCGTAAGACCCCCGTCCGCCGCCCCGGTGAGAACTCCGGCCCGCTGCTCGGCGAGACCGTCCAGGAGCGGCTGCTGCTGCGCGGTGCCGACAAGGACACCGTGCAGTGGGACTCCTGGCGCCGCGACGACGGCACCTGGGAAGTCCTCCTCGTGTACCTGGTCGCGGACGAACCGCACTCGGCGAGCTGGACGTACGACCCGCCCCGGCGGCTCGTACAGGCCGTGGACGACGAGGCGCGCTCACTGATCGGCGAGTCCGACGACCTCGCCGTGCCCGAGCCGAGCTTCCCGTTCGTCCCGCGCATCGCCCGGCTGCCGCGTGAGCGCACCATGGACCGCGCGCTCGACCGTGGCGACCGGGAGCGGCCCAGCCTGCCCGCGCCGCCGTCCGAGCCCGCCGAGGAGACCTCGGGCGAACGCGACTCGCTGACCAGCCTGTTGGAGGCCGTGCCGAGCTTCCGCGGCGACCTGGTCGTCCCGGAACGCCCGGCCGACACCGAGGACGAACCCGTCGAGGAACCCGCGGCGGAAGAGCCCCCGGCACCCGCCGCCTCGGCCGGTTCGGCCTACGCGGACGTGCTCATGCCGCGCTCCGTCGGCGGCCACCGCGACCGGCTCATCGGGTCGACCGACCGTCAGGCCGAGGCCGACGGCGTACGCCCCGGCCGCCGCGCGGCCGTCCCGAGCTGGGACGAGATCGTGTTCGGCACACGCCGCAAGAAGCAGGAGTAA
- a CDS encoding thymidine kinase yields MPELVFFSGTMDCGKSTLALQIEHNRSARGLVGMIFTRNDRAGEGKLSSRLGLVTDAVEVAEGQDLYGYLVDHLSRGRRADYVIADEAQFLAPGQIDQLARVVDDLGIDVFAFGITTDFRSKLFPGSQRLVELADRIEVLQVEALCWCGARATHNARTIGGEMVVEGAQVVVGDVNQSAGEVGYEVLCRRHHRRRMTAASARAAALSPDVLPVPPA; encoded by the coding sequence ATGCCCGAGCTGGTGTTCTTCTCCGGAACGATGGACTGCGGGAAGTCGACGCTGGCTCTGCAGATCGAGCACAACCGGTCCGCGCGCGGCCTGGTCGGCATGATCTTCACCCGCAACGACCGCGCGGGCGAGGGCAAGCTGTCCTCCCGGCTCGGCCTGGTCACCGACGCGGTGGAGGTCGCCGAGGGCCAGGACCTGTACGGCTACCTCGTGGACCACCTCTCGCGTGGCCGCCGGGCCGACTACGTGATCGCCGATGAGGCCCAGTTCCTCGCCCCCGGGCAGATCGACCAGCTCGCGCGCGTGGTGGACGACCTCGGGATCGACGTGTTCGCCTTCGGGATCACCACCGACTTCCGCTCCAAGCTCTTCCCCGGTTCGCAGCGGCTGGTGGAGCTGGCCGACCGGATCGAGGTGCTCCAGGTGGAGGCGCTGTGCTGGTGCGGCGCCCGGGCCACGCACAACGCCCGCACGATAGGCGGCGAGATGGTGGTCGAGGGCGCCCAGGTGGTCGTGGGCGACGTGAACCAGTCCGCGGGCGAGGTCGGCTACGAGGTGCTGTGCCGGCGCCACCACCGGCGCCGGATGACCGCCGCGTCGGCCCGTGCGGCGGCCCTGTCCCCGGACGTCCTGCCCGTCCCACCGGCCTGA